One genomic segment of uncultured Desulfobacter sp. includes these proteins:
- a CDS encoding ABC transporter substrate-binding protein, which produces MNQKTSTNTVIWAGLMVLCMMLFSAVTPAFAGDTLNYRLKWLFNTSVAGDIIADTGGFFKKAGLDVSVNEGGAGKNTIRELELGYANFGVASADQVIRALEKGADVVVIAQLFQVNPMQWIYRSNQVEIKDLSDLKGRHIGVTFGANDETIMNTLLAKAGLTSKDVRISSVRFDFTPFLKKEVDVWPVYRNSQGVILEDRLAAEGEQVKFFNPADYGVSFVANSVVTSGTMIKKHPDTVKAFMTALLSAWEFAVDPANEIQVLDQIKKKDKGTKDNIRQKQLEATRPLIKPDKETKIGIIDTRAWQQTESIMVKEQQIVAPVDVISRLLGPKK; this is translated from the coding sequence ATGAATCAAAAAACCAGCACCAACACCGTGATCTGGGCAGGGCTCATGGTCCTTTGCATGATGCTTTTTTCTGCCGTTACACCCGCCTTTGCAGGAGACACTCTTAATTACCGCCTGAAATGGTTGTTCAACACCTCTGTGGCCGGTGACATCATTGCCGACACCGGCGGTTTTTTTAAAAAAGCAGGGCTGGATGTCTCCGTAAATGAAGGCGGGGCCGGAAAAAATACCATCAGGGAGCTTGAGCTGGGATATGCGAACTTTGGCGTGGCATCTGCCGACCAGGTCATCCGGGCCCTTGAAAAAGGCGCCGACGTGGTGGTTATAGCCCAGCTTTTCCAGGTCAACCCCATGCAGTGGATATACCGGTCGAACCAGGTCGAAATTAAGGATCTTTCCGATTTAAAGGGACGGCATATCGGGGTCACCTTCGGGGCGAATGATGAAACCATCATGAACACCCTTTTAGCCAAAGCAGGACTTACGTCAAAAGATGTCCGCATCTCAAGTGTCAGGTTTGATTTCACCCCGTTTTTAAAAAAAGAGGTTGATGTGTGGCCGGTATACCGCAACTCCCAGGGGGTCATCCTGGAAGACAGACTGGCCGCAGAAGGCGAACAGGTAAAATTTTTCAACCCTGCGGACTACGGTGTCTCCTTTGTGGCCAACTCGGTTGTGACCTCAGGCACCATGATAAAAAAACATCCGGACACGGTAAAGGCCTTTATGACGGCGCTGTTGTCAGCCTGGGAATTTGCCGTGGACCCGGCCAATGAAATCCAGGTTTTAGACCAAATCAAAAAAAAGGATAAAGGCACCAAAGACAATATCCGCCAAAAACAGCTTGAAGCCACCCGTCCTTTGATCAAACCGGACAAAGAAACAAAAATCGGCATCATTGATACCCGAGCATGGCAGCAGACCGAAAGCATCATGGTCAAGGAACAACAGATCGTGGCCCCGGTTGATGTGATAAGCCGTCTGCTTGGACCTAAAAAATAA
- a CDS encoding (Fe-S)-binding protein, with protein MTIYNHYVKEKQRFLENCLQCGLCAQACPILPHTDSSKDTYQKIQEQVFHFIDKGLFSKQAYTKAFSCMECFKCTNGVCPEDLNPMLINELIKQEYIGQGLENSFFKDPGGWDSAHRVMASIQASESEYTKITSSHGQQNAPYVFFPGCNVYFQPEKLLNALDIMDAIGDDYSFLPGLDYCCSDSHLFFGAVKEGGKKAEELITALSAFNPKAVILWCPTCHCRFKTTILPSMKIPFKVISFPQYLAKNMHKLPLTNAAAGTVTLHEACKSAYTGADINGPRDVLKQLPGVELVEMAHCGHNTMCCGSGAMTWFPESCKHIRKQRLDEAGNTGADRLVTICHYCSQTFLTDEPAYDFSVDNYVNLVVLAMGIHRQDKFKQYTLWADREMIVKDVQPRIASSPFAKKRILEVLESLF; from the coding sequence ATGACGATTTATAATCACTATGTAAAAGAAAAACAGCGTTTTTTAGAAAATTGCCTTCAATGTGGGCTCTGTGCCCAGGCATGTCCCATCCTGCCCCATACAGATTCAAGCAAAGACACCTATCAGAAAATCCAAGAACAAGTCTTTCACTTTATTGACAAAGGCCTTTTTTCAAAACAGGCGTATACCAAAGCATTTTCCTGTATGGAGTGTTTTAAATGCACCAATGGGGTTTGTCCTGAAGATCTAAATCCCATGCTGATTAACGAACTTATCAAGCAGGAATATATAGGCCAAGGGCTTGAAAATTCGTTTTTCAAGGACCCTGGAGGCTGGGACAGCGCCCATCGGGTCATGGCAAGTATTCAGGCCTCTGAATCAGAATATACCAAAATTACATCGTCGCACGGACAGCAAAATGCGCCATACGTTTTTTTTCCTGGATGCAATGTTTATTTCCAGCCGGAAAAACTATTGAATGCCCTGGATATTATGGATGCCATCGGGGACGATTACTCATTTTTGCCCGGACTTGATTATTGTTGCTCAGATTCCCATTTGTTTTTCGGTGCTGTCAAAGAAGGTGGGAAAAAGGCTGAGGAATTGATAACAGCCCTGTCGGCGTTTAATCCCAAAGCTGTTATATTGTGGTGTCCCACGTGCCATTGCCGGTTTAAAACAACTATTTTACCTTCAATGAAAATCCCTTTCAAGGTTATTTCCTTTCCCCAGTATCTGGCCAAAAATATGCATAAGTTGCCACTGACTAATGCCGCAGCAGGAACCGTCACCCTCCATGAAGCCTGTAAGTCGGCTTACACCGGGGCTGATATAAACGGCCCCCGTGATGTGTTAAAACAATTACCGGGGGTGGAACTGGTCGAGATGGCGCATTGTGGCCATAATACAATGTGCTGCGGCAGCGGTGCCATGACCTGGTTTCCGGAAAGCTGCAAGCATATCCGAAAACAACGCCTGGACGAAGCTGGGAATACAGGTGCAGATCGATTGGTAACCATATGCCATTATTGCAGCCAGACTTTTTTAACTGACGAACCGGCATATGATTTCAGTGTGGATAATTATGTTAATCTGGTCGTCCTTGCAATGGGCATCCATCGTCAAGATAAATTTAAACAGTATACCCTTTGGGCTGACAGGGAAATGATCGTCAAAGATGTCCAGCCGCGAATCGCATCATCACCTTTTGCAAAAAAAAGAATTTTAGAAGTGCTGGAATCTTTGTTCTAA
- a CDS encoding ABC transporter substrate-binding protein produces MRTIKKNLLMFISVIITMAFMGGFTPATAQKTIVFADFGWDSAQVHNRIAGFIIEKGLGYPVKFTQGETVMLNTALIQAKGAEAPNVNMETWTENWQELYDEGLAKGKDAGTNEGFINLGANFPNSVQGWYVPRYIVEGDKERGIKPIAPDLKSVFDLPKYWKLFKDPEDPSMGIFYSCIPGWSCSQVNDQKFEAYGIKGKYNIMQPGSGPALAASMEIAYKRKKPWLGYYWAPTWVLGKLDMYQLEEPAFDQKIWDTTKACAYPAVKCDILVHKKLPEQAPEVIEMLKKYETTLDINNKFLAYMKDTKADTDEAAQWFLKEYESLWTQWVPADVAAKVKAAMK; encoded by the coding sequence ATGAGGACAATTAAAAAAAATCTGCTGATGTTTATATCAGTAATCATCACCATGGCATTCATGGGCGGATTCACGCCGGCCACAGCCCAAAAAACCATTGTTTTTGCTGATTTTGGATGGGATAGCGCCCAGGTACATAACCGTATTGCCGGTTTTATCATCGAAAAAGGGTTGGGGTATCCCGTCAAATTTACCCAGGGTGAAACCGTTATGCTCAACACAGCCCTGATCCAGGCCAAGGGCGCGGAAGCCCCCAATGTCAATATGGAAACCTGGACGGAAAACTGGCAGGAACTTTACGACGAGGGGCTTGCCAAGGGTAAAGATGCCGGAACCAATGAAGGGTTCATCAATCTTGGGGCCAATTTTCCCAACAGCGTACAGGGATGGTATGTGCCAAGATATATTGTGGAAGGCGACAAAGAACGTGGCATTAAACCCATTGCCCCTGACCTTAAATCCGTGTTTGATCTGCCTAAATACTGGAAGTTGTTTAAAGATCCTGAAGATCCTTCAATGGGCATTTTTTACAGCTGTATTCCCGGCTGGTCATGCTCTCAGGTCAATGATCAAAAATTTGAAGCCTATGGCATCAAAGGAAAATACAACATCATGCAGCCCGGCAGCGGACCTGCTTTGGCCGCTTCCATGGAAATCGCCTATAAACGTAAAAAACCCTGGTTGGGCTACTACTGGGCGCCTACATGGGTTCTTGGGAAGCTGGACATGTATCAATTAGAAGAACCCGCATTTGATCAAAAGATTTGGGACACAACAAAAGCCTGCGCCTATCCTGCTGTAAAATGCGATATTCTTGTCCATAAAAAACTGCCCGAACAAGCCCCTGAAGTCATTGAAATGTTAAAAAAGTATGAAACCACGCTGGATATTAACAACAAGTTCCTGGCTTATATGAAGGACACTAAAGCCGATACGGATGAGGCCGCCCAATGGTTTCTTAAAGAGTACGAAAGCTTGTGGACCCAATGGGTTCCTGCTGATGTTGCCGCCAAAGTTAAAGCGGCTATGAAATAA
- a CDS encoding proline/glycine betaine ABC transporter permease, giving the protein MMQFPETIDIPLDMWVDAAMDWVLATFSGFFDLLGQIILYFMIYIEKFFLWIPWPVLIIGVGLFAWRVTGRWWSGLLMGAMLFFIGALGLWKLGMMTLSLVVASVLISLLIGIPFGIAMASSNRFEAVLKPILDGMQTMPSFVYLIPALMLFGLGKVPALFATIIYAVPPVIRLTNVGIREVSPSVIEAAHAFGSSYWQILFKAQLPLARPTIMVGINQTTMMALAMVVVSSMIGAKGLGLEVLLAINRIEVGRGFEAGLCIVFMAIVIDRITFALATKKKH; this is encoded by the coding sequence ATGATGCAGTTTCCAGAAACCATCGATATTCCCTTAGATATGTGGGTGGATGCAGCCATGGACTGGGTGCTTGCCACCTTTAGCGGTTTTTTTGATTTGCTCGGCCAAATCATTCTTTACTTCATGATATATATTGAAAAATTCTTTCTATGGATCCCCTGGCCTGTATTAATCATCGGGGTGGGGCTTTTTGCATGGCGAGTTACGGGACGCTGGTGGTCCGGCCTTCTGATGGGTGCCATGCTGTTTTTTATTGGTGCTCTCGGACTCTGGAAATTGGGTATGATGACCCTGTCCCTTGTTGTGGCATCCGTGCTGATTTCACTGCTCATAGGCATACCCTTTGGCATTGCCATGGCCAGCAGCAACCGGTTTGAAGCTGTTCTAAAACCAATCCTGGACGGCATGCAGACCATGCCCAGCTTTGTTTACCTGATCCCGGCCCTGATGCTGTTCGGCCTGGGCAAGGTACCGGCACTTTTTGCAACGATCATTTACGCTGTTCCCCCGGTGATTCGCCTGACCAATGTCGGTATCAGGGAGGTATCCCCAAGTGTTATTGAGGCAGCTCACGCGTTTGGTTCCAGCTATTGGCAGATTTTGTTCAAGGCCCAGCTGCCCCTGGCCAGGCCCACCATAATGGTAGGTATCAACCAGACAACAATGATGGCTCTGGCCATGGTTGTCGTCTCCTCCATGATAGGCGCTAAAGGCCTGGGACTTGAAGTCCTTCTAGCGATTAACCGCATCGAAGTCGGGCGGGGATTTGAGGCTGGTTTGTGTATCGTTTTCATGGCCATTGTCATTGACCGCATTACATTTGCTCTAGCAACAAAGAAGAAGCACTGA
- a CDS encoding glycine betaine/L-proline ABC transporter ATP-binding protein, whose translation MEKIVIENLYKIFGPNPEVALKMLKQGASKDEIMEKTRHGVGVANASFKVNQGEILVVMGLSGSGKSTLVRCINRLINPTSGRVLVDGTDVTLLNKKELRHFRQKHFGMVFQNFALFPHRTVLRNVEYGLEIQGINPEARRESSMQAIEQVGLKGWEDSMPDQLSGGMQQRVGLARALALDADIMLMDEAFSALDPLIRRDMQDELLDLQEKMQKTIVFISHDLDEAIKLGDRIILMKDGVIVQQGTAEDILTNPADEYVASFVEDVDMTKVVTAESVMKKSEAMAYLKTDGPRAALRKMQKAGISSIFVRESGKVVGIVTAKNCRTAADRGEKTLDTILEKTIHKVAPDVPANTLFSMLGDDTPHPVAVVDEEDHLLGVIVVGLLLSRLAETMQPEINGSASKNA comes from the coding sequence ATGGAAAAAATTGTTATTGAGAATCTTTATAAAATTTTCGGGCCAAATCCTGAAGTGGCCTTGAAGATGCTTAAACAAGGTGCCTCAAAGGATGAGATCATGGAAAAGACCCGTCATGGTGTCGGTGTGGCCAATGCATCTTTTAAGGTCAATCAGGGTGAAATCCTCGTGGTTATGGGATTATCCGGAAGCGGCAAATCAACGCTGGTGCGATGCATCAACCGGCTGATCAACCCGACTTCCGGCCGGGTCCTGGTTGACGGCACGGATGTTACCCTCCTGAACAAGAAGGAACTCAGGCATTTTCGACAAAAACATTTTGGAATGGTCTTTCAGAACTTTGCCCTTTTCCCGCATCGAACAGTCCTGCGCAATGTAGAATATGGATTGGAAATACAGGGCATCAATCCTGAAGCCCGGCGTGAATCATCAATGCAGGCGATAGAACAGGTTGGTTTAAAAGGCTGGGAAGACTCCATGCCGGATCAGCTTTCCGGAGGCATGCAGCAGCGTGTCGGCCTGGCCCGGGCATTGGCCCTGGATGCCGATATTATGCTGATGGACGAGGCTTTCAGTGCCTTGGACCCCCTTATTCGACGGGACATGCAGGATGAATTGCTCGATCTGCAGGAAAAAATGCAAAAAACCATAGTTTTTATCAGTCATGACCTGGATGAAGCCATCAAGCTCGGGGACCGTATTATTCTAATGAAAGACGGCGTCATTGTTCAACAGGGTACCGCTGAAGATATTCTGACAAATCCGGCCGATGAATATGTGGCCAGTTTTGTGGAAGATGTGGACATGACAAAGGTAGTCACTGCTGAATCCGTGATGAAAAAGAGCGAGGCCATGGCTTATTTAAAAACAGATGGCCCCAGGGCTGCGCTGCGCAAAATGCAAAAGGCCGGGATTTCATCTATTTTTGTACGCGAAAGCGGCAAAGTCGTAGGCATTGTCACTGCTAAAAATTGCAGAACGGCCGCAGATCGCGGAGAAAAAACACTGGACACCATTTTGGAAAAAACAATTCACAAAGTAGCGCCTGATGTACCGGCCAACACACTTTTTTCCATGCTCGGTGATGACACCCCGCATCCAGTGGCTGTGGTCGATGAAGAGGATCATTTGCTCGGCGTGATTGTTGTCGGCCTTTTATTATCCAGACTGGCTGAAACCATGCAGCCTGAAATCAACGGGTCTGCAAGTAAAAACGCTTGA
- a CDS encoding MarR family winged helix-turn-helix transcriptional regulator, with translation METLQNSGNVSDLVLAALRKIMRSIDLHSKSLVKRFGLTSPQLIVLREVNAYGQVTAGEIAHAVSLSQATITGIFERLEKRGLITRKRSSDDRRRILVQPTLEATKRLAGAPPLMQESFVEAFDKLEDWEKSMILSSLQRLVSLMDAQHIDAAPLLAAEQLETSKEKKFLKTSNLKP, from the coding sequence ATGGAAACTTTACAAAACAGTGGCAATGTAAGTGACCTTGTACTTGCAGCCTTGCGAAAAATTATGCGGTCCATTGACCTGCACTCCAAATCTCTTGTTAAACGTTTCGGTTTGACCAGCCCTCAGCTGATCGTTTTACGGGAAGTCAACGCATATGGCCAAGTCACCGCGGGTGAAATTGCCCATGCCGTCAGTTTAAGCCAGGCAACGATTACCGGCATTTTTGAACGCCTTGAAAAACGCGGCCTGATTACCCGGAAAAGGAGCAGTGATGATCGAAGACGAATCTTGGTGCAACCCACCTTAGAAGCCACAAAGCGTTTAGCAGGGGCTCCCCCCTTGATGCAGGAATCCTTTGTTGAAGCCTTTGACAAGCTGGAAGACTGGGAAAAATCCATGATTCTGTCATCCCTGCAGCGACTGGTTTCCTTGATGGATGCCCAACATATAGATGCTGCACCACTTCTTGCAGCCGAACAATTGGAGACTTCTAAGGAGAAGAAATTTTTGAAGACATCAAATTTGAAACCGTAA
- a CDS encoding flavocytochrome c yields MIAWNEQTDVVVIGSGVAGCSAAIEARSAGASVIIFEKMKITGGNTRISDGGLAAPGNRLQKRQGIEDSPEMFYQDILKAGLSLNHRALARIFAEQGADAVEWLQMELGVQYMDRLDRFGGHSVARCLTTSSHSGKDIVKAQTSRLKQMGVEIRTQCLLTNLLTDDTGKVCGVRIKTGYHHKDLSFKEQKNISANRAVILATGGFGNDVAFRMLQNPSLDATVTSTNHRGATAEGLSAALKIGAVPVHLSWIQTGPWGCVDEVGYGTGSRFASYALYPNGILVDPSTGRRIVSEWADRRQRSMAIFKAGHSCVGIMDAQGVGHDPQSLEKCLKTGKAYEFNSLSDLAKAYKIPFDTFTSTVKEYNNMIKKGQTDQFGKSLETAQLISSPPFFAMYLWPKVHYTPGGVGINTNAQVIDVRNQPIPNLYAAGEVCGGIHGADRLGSCALTECLVFGRIAGRNAAGEKG; encoded by the coding sequence ATGATTGCATGGAATGAACAAACAGATGTTGTTGTAATAGGAAGCGGCGTGGCCGGTTGCAGTGCGGCAATTGAGGCCCGCTCAGCAGGTGCGTCAGTCATTATTTTCGAAAAAATGAAAATCACCGGCGGCAACACTCGAATCAGTGATGGGGGATTGGCGGCACCTGGGAATAGACTGCAAAAACGACAAGGCATAGAAGATTCGCCGGAAATGTTTTATCAAGACATATTAAAGGCCGGGTTAAGCCTCAATCACCGTGCCCTGGCAAGGATATTCGCAGAACAGGGGGCTGATGCTGTTGAATGGCTCCAAATGGAACTGGGTGTTCAATATATGGATCGCCTGGATCGTTTCGGGGGGCATTCAGTCGCCCGTTGCCTGACAACCAGTAGTCATTCCGGCAAAGATATAGTCAAAGCGCAAACGTCCCGTTTAAAACAGATGGGAGTGGAAATCAGAACACAATGCCTTTTGACGAATTTGCTGACTGATGACACCGGAAAAGTATGTGGCGTTCGAATCAAAACCGGATATCATCACAAGGACCTGAGCTTTAAAGAACAAAAAAATATTAGCGCCAACCGGGCAGTGATTCTTGCCACAGGCGGATTTGGCAATGACGTTGCCTTTCGGATGCTGCAGAATCCAAGCCTGGACGCCACTGTTACCTCCACAAACCACCGTGGTGCAACGGCTGAAGGCTTGAGCGCCGCTTTAAAAATCGGGGCGGTGCCTGTCCATTTATCCTGGATTCAGACCGGCCCATGGGGCTGTGTTGATGAAGTCGGCTACGGCACAGGGTCACGATTTGCTTCATATGCTTTGTACCCCAATGGAATTCTGGTCGATCCGTCAACCGGCCGGCGTATCGTAAGCGAGTGGGCAGACCGCCGACAGCGGAGCATGGCTATTTTTAAAGCAGGGCATTCCTGTGTCGGGATTATGGATGCCCAAGGGGTAGGACATGATCCCCAAAGTCTGGAAAAATGTCTTAAGACGGGAAAGGCATATGAATTCAATAGCTTGTCAGATCTTGCCAAGGCCTATAAAATACCGTTTGATACGTTTACGTCCACAGTAAAAGAGTACAACAATATGATCAAGAAAGGCCAAACAGATCAATTTGGCAAATCCTTAGAAACTGCGCAATTAATATCCAGTCCACCTTTTTTTGCCATGTATCTGTGGCCAAAGGTTCATTACACCCCGGGAGGTGTGGGAATCAATACAAACGCCCAGGTGATTGATGTTCGCAACCAGCCAATTCCAAACCTTTACGCAGCCGGTGAAGTTTGTGGCGGCATTCATGGCGCTGATAGATTAGGAAGCTGCGCACTTACCGAATGCCTCGTTTTTGGACGGATCGCGGGCCGGAATGCTGCTGGCGAGAAGGGCTGA
- the mobB gene encoding molybdopterin-guanine dinucleotide biosynthesis protein B, producing the protein MQTIIQIIGQPGSGKTTLVAELVRYFTGKGLCVGTLKHSSHAYELDKPGKDSHLHRQAGASPAAMVNAKMAALYFPASDLSRPEKLIQTYYGHADLVLIEGWISGPYPKIEIWRQRVGKTPLFTDVENVCALVCDRVPTDRDKPCPPVFALDDIPGLAGFIRS; encoded by the coding sequence ATGCAGACCATTATCCAAATCATCGGCCAGCCCGGTTCCGGTAAAACCACCCTGGTGGCGGAACTGGTGCGCTATTTCACTGGAAAAGGCCTGTGTGTCGGCACATTGAAACACTCCAGCCATGCCTACGAACTGGACAAGCCGGGCAAGGATTCCCATTTACACAGGCAAGCCGGGGCAAGCCCCGCCGCCATGGTCAACGCTAAAATGGCCGCCTTATATTTTCCGGCCTCTGATCTCTCCCGGCCCGAGAAATTGATCCAGACCTATTACGGCCATGCAGACCTTGTTCTCATTGAAGGATGGATTTCAGGGCCTTATCCTAAAATTGAAATCTGGCGGCAACGTGTGGGTAAGACCCCTCTGTTTACAGATGTGGAAAACGTCTGTGCCCTGGTGTGCGACAGGGTGCCGACGGACAGAGATAAACCATGTCCCCCGGTTTTTGCCTTGGATGATATTCCGGGGCTTGCCGGTTTTATCCGTTCATAG
- a CDS encoding FmdE family protein: MKDFNTLLEGSAQAHGHLCAGQVIGVRMAMLGCRLIGLDEPSTLPQIKKIIVYVEMDRCATDAISYVTGVKLGRRSLKFIDNGIMAATFVNLETGKAFRIVSTETARDLAPILMPHIEDPRLAQLEAYKIMDDSDLFTVSEVKVNVPASDMPGPTRFKAVCARCGIVVRDKKEVFKNNQILCRPCALGTYYEPVDPHENDPKE; encoded by the coding sequence TTGAAAGATTTTAATACACTGCTGGAAGGATCGGCACAGGCACACGGTCACCTGTGCGCGGGTCAGGTGATCGGGGTACGCATGGCCATGCTTGGGTGCCGGCTTATTGGCCTGGATGAACCGTCAACACTGCCCCAGATCAAAAAAATTATTGTATATGTGGAGATGGACCGGTGTGCAACGGACGCTATTTCCTATGTAACAGGTGTAAAGCTTGGCAGAAGGTCCTTAAAATTCATTGATAACGGTATCATGGCTGCCACCTTTGTAAACCTTGAAACAGGGAAGGCGTTCAGAATCGTTTCCACGGAAACAGCCCGGGATCTTGCCCCAATACTGATGCCCCATATTGAAGATCCAAGGTTGGCCCAGCTTGAAGCCTATAAAATCATGGATGATTCAGATTTGTTTACGGTTTCCGAGGTGAAAGTCAATGTTCCGGCATCGGACATGCCTGGTCCCACACGGTTCAAGGCGGTATGTGCCCGGTGCGGCATTGTGGTCAGGGATAAAAAAGAAGTTTTTAAAAATAATCAGATCCTGTGTCGGCCCTGTGCCCTGGGGACCTACTATGAGCCTGTGGACCCCCATGAAAATGATCCAAAAGAATAA
- a CDS encoding TRAP transporter large permease has product MSPVLAGIVGIAVMIIMFMTQMPVAFVMALVGFLGFSIMTSPDAGLVLLSRNIYETFASYDLTTIPLFILMGQLGFNSGISKRLYSAGYKFLGSVRGGLAMATVTACTAFGAVCGSSPATAATMATVGLPEMKRFNYDDALATGSVASGGGIGMIMPPSVVLIIYGILTEQSIGQLFVAGIFPALLVTMLFICSVFITCLMDKNAGPAGEKFSWAERLKALFGLGETLIIFALVVGGIFYGLFTPTEAASVGAFGVLVIAVVKRQLTWKGFVKSLMETLTTSCMVLMLITGAVIFGKFLAVTRIPFEIASWVSGLNMAPALVIAVIIFIYFLGGCFMDALAFVTLTVPIFFPVVMELGYDPIWFGIIIVMVTEMGVITPPVGINVYVVYGVAKNVLSHNVALEKIFKGITPFLIALIIGVIILIAFPCIILFLPHLMYS; this is encoded by the coding sequence ATGAGCCCCGTTCTTGCAGGAATCGTCGGCATTGCCGTCATGATTATCATGTTCATGACCCAGATGCCTGTTGCGTTTGTTATGGCCCTGGTGGGGTTTCTTGGGTTCTCAATAATGACAAGCCCGGATGCAGGGCTTGTACTTTTGTCCAGGAATATCTATGAAACTTTTGCCTCCTATGATCTGACGACTATCCCGCTGTTCATTCTCATGGGGCAGCTCGGATTTAATTCCGGCATATCCAAGCGGCTCTATTCCGCCGGGTATAAATTTCTGGGCAGCGTGCGCGGAGGGCTTGCCATGGCAACGGTAACCGCTTGTACGGCATTCGGGGCCGTATGCGGCTCAAGTCCGGCCACGGCCGCCACTATGGCCACGGTGGGATTGCCCGAGATGAAGCGGTTCAACTATGACGATGCACTGGCCACGGGCTCTGTGGCCTCGGGCGGCGGCATCGGCATGATCATGCCCCCGTCCGTGGTGCTGATCATCTACGGCATTTTAACGGAGCAATCCATTGGCCAGCTTTTTGTGGCCGGCATATTCCCGGCCCTTCTTGTTACCATGCTTTTTATCTGTTCTGTGTTTATTACCTGTCTTATGGACAAAAACGCCGGGCCCGCCGGAGAAAAATTCTCCTGGGCAGAGCGGCTCAAAGCGCTTTTTGGCCTTGGCGAGACCCTGATTATTTTTGCCCTGGTGGTGGGGGGTATTTTCTACGGACTGTTTACCCCCACAGAAGCTGCATCCGTAGGCGCTTTCGGTGTCCTGGTCATTGCGGTGGTCAAACGTCAGCTCACCTGGAAGGGGTTCGTGAAATCCTTAATGGAAACATTGACCACCTCCTGCATGGTTTTAATGCTGATTACAGGGGCCGTTATTTTCGGCAAATTCCTGGCCGTTACTCGGATTCCATTTGAGATTGCATCCTGGGTGAGCGGACTTAATATGGCGCCGGCCCTGGTCATTGCCGTGATTATTTTTATCTATTTTCTGGGCGGTTGTTTTATGGATGCCCTGGCCTTTGTTACTCTCACTGTTCCCATATTCTTTCCGGTGGTCATGGAGCTGGGGTATGACCCCATATGGTTTGGCATTATCATTGTTATGGTCACGGAGATGGGGGTTATTACACCACCTGTGGGCATTAATGTCTACGTGGTTTATGGGGTGGCCAAAAACGTACTGTCCCATAACGTGGCCTTGGAAAAAATATTTAAGGGCATTACCCCGTTTCTGATTGCTCTGATTATCGGGGTTATCATTCTTATTGCCTTTCCCTGTATCATTTTGTTTCTTCCCCATTTGATGTACTCCTGA
- a CDS encoding TRAP transporter small permease: MKLLDRFLNLVSDLLKSAGALALTLMMLITVVDVAGRFFKHPIFGSVEIVGFLAVAVTAAALPHTYKVGGHVGVEIITRFLPRRARLLLDLFTRTLTLILFSVVAWQMFVYAKDMRQAGEVSMNLEFPLHYIVLVLAVSLAFFSGTIFQQIVSTVNQLRKGTTR; the protein is encoded by the coding sequence ATGAAGTTGCTGGACCGTTTTTTAAACCTTGTTTCCGACCTGCTCAAATCTGCCGGAGCCCTTGCATTGACATTGATGATGCTCATTACCGTGGTTGATGTGGCCGGTCGTTTTTTCAAACACCCCATTTTCGGATCTGTGGAGATTGTGGGATTTCTGGCCGTTGCGGTTACTGCCGCAGCCCTGCCTCATACCTATAAAGTCGGTGGACATGTGGGTGTGGAAATTATCACCCGATTTTTGCCCCGAAGGGCGCGTTTGCTCCTGGACCTGTTTACCCGGACCCTGACTTTGATTCTTTTTTCAGTGGTTGCCTGGCAGATGTTTGTCTATGCCAAAGACATGCGGCAGGCCGGCGAAGTTTCCATGAACCTGGAATTCCCGCTGCATTATATTGTTCTTGTCCTGGCGGTAAGTCTTGCTTTTTTTTCAGGCACCATTTTTCAGCAGATTGTTAGCACCGTCAACCAATTAAGAAAAGGCACAACCAGATGA